The proteins below are encoded in one region of Synechococcus sp. MW101C3:
- a CDS encoding iron uptake porin: protein MNRIQHLLLAPAALGLLAPVAASASELNMDGVNRYANVKEQVTSINQFSDVQPTEWAYQALSNLIERYGCVAGYPDGTFRGKQALSRWEAAALLNACLDRITEVTDELRRLLKEFEAELAVLKGRVDGLEAKVGELEATQFSTTTKLQGQATFVLGAVNAGGNSTSGRFRTSSITSGNDSENYNARFGATSFNYDVRLNFITSFTGKDQLYTRLRSGNFNNAFNGNGLNLTALDIASNGFGQTSCTGNRNCSDVVGIDRLWYRFPVGRDVAITVGPKARNTEMLAVTPSVYGKGDKILDLFTLHGAPGVYNKATGAAAAITWRQNVPKGKGRFSAGASYVAQQGDSGTSFDGNPFSCSSDEGGIGTDCARGNFLAQLNYTTPQWNISAAYRYGQQATNFRRGTNFAASNSWFLANGDSNSVAVNAYWQPKKSGFIPSISIGWGLNSLSGNETQASGVEFATPFVSESQSWFVGLEWSDVFAKGNAAGMAVGQPVFATQLKSGTTSGLETTPNDGNFVWEWWYKFQVTDNISVTPAIFYLSRPLGQQTGADQTFNVFGGLVQTTFRF, encoded by the coding sequence ATGAATCGCATTCAGCACTTGTTGCTGGCTCCTGCCGCTCTTGGCCTGCTCGCCCCCGTGGCAGCTTCGGCCTCAGAGCTGAACATGGATGGCGTCAATCGCTATGCCAATGTCAAGGAACAGGTCACCAGCATCAATCAGTTTTCTGATGTTCAGCCCACCGAGTGGGCCTATCAGGCGCTCTCGAACCTGATCGAGCGCTACGGCTGCGTCGCTGGCTATCCCGACGGCACCTTCCGCGGCAAGCAGGCCCTCAGCCGCTGGGAAGCCGCCGCTCTGCTCAATGCCTGCCTCGATCGCATCACCGAGGTGACCGACGAGCTGCGCCGCCTGCTCAAGGAATTCGAAGCCGAACTGGCCGTTCTCAAGGGCCGGGTGGATGGCCTCGAAGCCAAAGTGGGTGAGCTGGAAGCTACCCAGTTCTCCACCACCACCAAGCTCCAGGGTCAGGCCACCTTCGTGCTGGGTGCTGTCAACGCCGGTGGCAACAGCACGAGTGGGCGCTTCAGGACATCCTCAATCACCAGTGGCAATGACAGCGAGAACTACAACGCTCGCTTCGGTGCCACCTCGTTCAACTATGACGTTCGCCTGAACTTCATCACCAGCTTCACGGGCAAAGATCAGCTCTATACCCGCCTGCGCTCCGGCAACTTCAACAACGCCTTTAATGGCAACGGTCTCAACCTCACCGCTCTGGACATCGCCAGCAACGGCTTTGGTCAGACGAGCTGCACCGGCAACCGGAACTGCTCCGATGTGGTCGGCATCGACCGTCTCTGGTATCGCTTCCCTGTTGGTCGCGACGTAGCGATCACCGTTGGTCCCAAGGCCCGGAACACCGAAATGCTGGCGGTCACCCCGTCGGTGTACGGCAAGGGCGACAAGATCCTTGATCTCTTCACCCTTCACGGTGCTCCCGGCGTCTACAACAAGGCCACTGGCGCTGCTGCTGCTATCACCTGGCGGCAGAACGTTCCCAAGGGCAAAGGTCGCTTCAGCGCCGGCGCCAGCTATGTGGCGCAGCAGGGTGATTCGGGCACTTCGTTCGATGGCAACCCCTTCAGCTGCTCCAGCGATGAAGGTGGCATCGGCACCGATTGCGCCCGCGGCAACTTCCTCGCTCAGCTGAACTACACCACCCCACAGTGGAACATCTCAGCGGCTTACCGCTACGGCCAACAGGCCACCAACTTCCGTCGCGGCACCAACTTCGCCGCTTCCAACAGCTGGTTCCTGGCCAACGGTGATTCCAACAGCGTGGCAGTCAACGCCTATTGGCAGCCCAAGAAGAGCGGTTTCATCCCCTCCATCAGCATTGGTTGGGGTCTCAACAGCCTCTCCGGCAACGAGACCCAAGCCAGCGGCGTTGAGTTCGCTACCCCCTTCGTGAGCGAGTCGCAAAGCTGGTTCGTCGGCTTGGAATGGTCTGATGTGTTCGCCAAGGGCAACGCCGCCGGTATGGCGGTGGGCCAGCCGGTGTTCGCCACCCAGCTGAAGTCCGGCACGACCTCGGGCCTGGAAACCACCCCGAACGACGGCAACTTCGTCTGGGAATGGTGGTACAAGTTCCAGGTGACCGACAACATCTCCGTCACCCCGGCGATCTTCTACCTCAGCCGCCCGCTCGGCCAGCAAACCGGCGCCGACCAGACCTTCAACGTGTTCGGCGGCCTCGTGCAGACCACCTTCCGTTTCTGA
- a CDS encoding iron uptake porin has translation MKLFQQLLLAPAALGLLSPMAVSAAELNLDGVNQYASEEQVTSINQFSDVQPTEWAYQALSNLIERYGCVAGYPDGTFRGKKALSRWEAAALLNACLDRITEVTDELRRLLKEFEAELAVLKGRVDGLEAKVGELEASQFSTTTKLNGKATFVVGANSYSGSSDGLVDAARALQGATAFNYDIQLNFDTSFTGKDLLRTRLRAGNFADGPWAGGPVVGLNALEAAFEENCGTGADCGDVVAINRLFYQFPIGTGFTATVGGRVRQDDMLAVWPSVYPADTVLDIFTYAGAPGAYSLNLGAGAGLWWKSGGWTISANYVSANGDSGNPSEGGIGTSGAAQTGTAQIAYTQPNWGLAVAYVYTTPEGGQAGLYSGNGTPLAVTGFGLSTSVSSVGISGYWQPSNSGWIPSISAGWGINGHSADSASAGSLESVIDGAQTQSWYVGLQWSDVFIKGNSLGMAVGQPTFLTKSGDNDTLSPNDGNYAWEWWYKFQVTDNISVTPAIYYLSAPLGQDQKFNNESFSNFGGIVKTTFKF, from the coding sequence ATGAAACTCTTCCAGCAACTGCTGCTGGCACCTGCCGCTCTGGGGCTTCTCTCCCCGATGGCCGTGTCTGCTGCAGAGCTCAACCTCGACGGCGTCAACCAGTACGCCTCTGAGGAGCAAGTCACCAGCATCAACCAGTTCTCCGACGTTCAGCCCACTGAGTGGGCCTACCAGGCGCTCTCGAACCTGATCGAGCGCTACGGCTGCGTCGCTGGCTATCCCGACGGCACCTTCCGCGGCAAGAAAGCCCTCAGCCGCTGGGAAGCCGCTGCTCTGCTCAACGCCTGCCTCGACCGCATCACCGAGGTGACCGACGAGCTGCGCCGCCTGCTCAAGGAATTCGAAGCTGAACTGGCCGTGCTCAAGGGCCGGGTTGATGGCCTCGAAGCCAAAGTCGGCGAGCTGGAAGCCAGCCAGTTCTCCACCACCACCAAGCTGAACGGTAAGGCCACCTTCGTGGTCGGCGCCAACTCCTACAGCGGCTCCAGCGACGGTCTTGTGGACGCAGCCCGCGCTCTGCAAGGCGCCACGGCCTTCAACTACGACATCCAGCTCAACTTCGATACCAGCTTCACCGGCAAGGACCTGCTGCGCACCCGCCTGCGCGCCGGCAACTTTGCTGACGGCCCCTGGGCCGGCGGTCCGGTCGTTGGCCTGAACGCCCTTGAAGCTGCCTTCGAGGAGAACTGTGGCACCGGCGCTGATTGCGGCGACGTGGTCGCGATCAACCGCCTCTTCTATCAATTCCCCATCGGCACCGGCTTCACCGCCACCGTTGGTGGCCGTGTCCGTCAGGACGACATGCTGGCCGTCTGGCCCAGCGTGTACCCCGCTGACACCGTCCTCGACATCTTCACCTACGCCGGTGCTCCTGGCGCTTACAGCCTGAACCTTGGTGCAGGTGCCGGTCTGTGGTGGAAGAGCGGTGGCTGGACCATCAGCGCCAACTACGTCTCTGCCAACGGTGACTCGGGCAACCCGAGCGAAGGTGGCATCGGCACCTCTGGCGCAGCCCAAACGGGTACTGCCCAGATTGCTTACACCCAGCCCAACTGGGGCCTGGCTGTGGCCTACGTCTACACCACCCCTGAGGGTGGTCAGGCTGGCCTCTACAGCGGCAATGGCACCCCTCTGGCCGTCACCGGCTTCGGGCTCTCCACCTCGGTGAGCTCGGTGGGCATCAGCGGTTACTGGCAGCCCTCCAACTCCGGCTGGATCCCTTCGATCAGCGCCGGTTGGGGCATCAACGGCCACAGCGCTGACTCTGCTTCCGCCGGTTCTCTCGAGAGTGTGATCGACGGTGCTCAGACCCAGTCTTGGTACGTCGGTCTTCAGTGGAGCGATGTGTTCATCAAGGGCAACTCCCTCGGTATGGCCGTCGGTCAGCCCACCTTCCTCACGAAGTCGGGCGACAACGACACCCTGTCACCCAATGACGGCAACTATGCCTGGGAGTGGTGGTACAAGTTCCAGGTCACCGATAACATCAGCGTGACTCCTGCGATCTACTACCTGAGCGCTCCTCTCGGTCAAGATCAGAAGTTCAACAACGAATCGTTCAGCAACTTCGGCGGTATCGTCAAGACCACCTTCAAGTTCTGA
- a CDS encoding glycosyltransferase family 39 protein, translating into MIWLAGTFADRLWLQLDQRLPAWDQAEYINSAVDHGRALGLLAGGGWQGWSALLDLSPKIPPLASLVNGSVMAFSGDSPDQASWALAIWQLLLLAVVACWGRQLGGPRFGLLAAALVCLAPALAALRVDFTLDLPLTATAMLALWRLGCWYAPAPRGGRWSQALVAAAAVATAVMVKQSALLVLLLPCLWAAGTGLGQPQRRLQTLAALALVLTVALPWLKHNWITTLGGTNRAVIESGAAEGDPSPLSLASLFWYPRLFPAQLGAPMLAVGAAGGALALWQRRRPADAAAEPPDQDSGPPTESGGTGSGWGWLLGCALAGWLVTSLSPNKDPRYIAPVLPLLVLLLARGWWVLLQAARARFGPWLGAVLLGVGLLGTGATTASERVGELERRAESPVPEAIEAVRQRVGTAPTTVLVIPSTAEVNQHNVSTFGRLGGGQILGRESGKQKREHDLVLQQAQWLLLASGDQGTKRKESRQLSRSVRSDGRFERVGSWPWTKGRQLELWQRRAAAPAAVPFDRRFITLARGLEQGPAGLGAVFDAIGPEHQLDGHFLYQARVRRWAEARLSANPNDREALWALALLDVLLNRPAAAEGWFKQLEAVDPANPWPSAYRSVVLLADWRPWQAAAVAEAARLRHDEPVLDGLIHVAGVLGGDLRRLPGTRAAVEAAIASVEARIEAGAKEGR; encoded by the coding sequence GTGATCTGGCTGGCGGGCACCTTCGCCGACCGGCTCTGGTTGCAGCTCGACCAGCGGCTGCCTGCCTGGGATCAGGCCGAATACATCAACAGCGCCGTGGACCATGGCCGCGCCTTGGGACTGCTGGCCGGCGGCGGCTGGCAGGGGTGGAGCGCCCTGCTCGATCTCTCCCCGAAGATTCCCCCGCTGGCCAGCCTGGTCAATGGCAGCGTGATGGCCTTCAGCGGCGACAGCCCCGATCAGGCCAGCTGGGCGCTTGCTATCTGGCAGCTGCTGTTGCTGGCGGTGGTGGCCTGCTGGGGCCGGCAGCTGGGCGGGCCGCGCTTCGGCCTGCTGGCCGCCGCGCTCGTGTGCCTGGCGCCGGCCCTGGCAGCGCTGCGGGTGGATTTCACCCTCGACCTTCCACTCACCGCCACCGCCATGCTTGCCCTCTGGCGGCTGGGGTGCTGGTACGCCCCCGCCCCGAGGGGCGGACGCTGGAGCCAGGCGCTGGTGGCGGCAGCGGCGGTGGCCACCGCGGTGATGGTGAAGCAGAGCGCCCTGCTGGTGCTGTTGCTGCCATGCCTGTGGGCGGCGGGCACCGGGCTGGGCCAGCCGCAGCGCCGCCTGCAGACCCTGGCCGCCCTGGCCCTGGTGCTGACCGTGGCCCTGCCCTGGCTGAAGCACAACTGGATCACCACCCTCGGCGGGACCAACCGGGCGGTGATCGAATCGGGCGCCGCCGAAGGGGATCCATCGCCCCTGAGCCTGGCCAGCCTCTTCTGGTATCCAAGGCTCTTCCCGGCCCAGCTCGGTGCGCCGATGCTCGCTGTCGGTGCAGCCGGAGGGGCACTGGCCCTTTGGCAGCGCAGACGCCCTGCTGATGCTGCTGCTGAGCCGCCCGATCAGGACTCAGGGCCGCCTACGGAATCCGGTGGCACGGGCTCCGGCTGGGGGTGGCTGCTGGGTTGCGCCCTCGCCGGCTGGTTGGTCACCAGCCTCAGCCCGAACAAGGATCCGCGTTACATCGCGCCGGTGCTGCCGCTGCTGGTGCTGCTGCTGGCACGGGGTTGGTGGGTGCTGCTGCAGGCGGCCCGTGCCCGCTTCGGACCCTGGCTGGGGGCCGTGCTGCTGGGGGTAGGCCTGCTGGGAACGGGTGCCACCACCGCCTCAGAGCGTGTCGGCGAGCTGGAGCGGCGCGCGGAGTCCCCGGTGCCTGAGGCGATCGAGGCGGTGCGTCAACGCGTGGGCACAGCTCCCACCACCGTGCTGGTGATCCCCAGCACCGCTGAGGTCAACCAGCACAACGTGAGCACCTTCGGACGCCTGGGGGGCGGGCAGATCCTCGGGCGGGAAAGCGGGAAGCAGAAACGGGAGCATGACCTGGTGCTGCAGCAGGCCCAGTGGCTACTGCTGGCCAGCGGCGACCAGGGCACGAAGCGCAAGGAATCCAGGCAGCTGAGCCGGAGCGTGCGCAGCGATGGCCGCTTCGAGCGCGTGGGCAGCTGGCCGTGGACCAAGGGCCGCCAGCTCGAACTCTGGCAACGTCGCGCCGCTGCGCCCGCGGCCGTGCCGTTCGATCGCCGCTTCATCACACTCGCCCGCGGCCTGGAGCAGGGCCCGGCCGGCCTGGGTGCCGTGTTCGACGCGATCGGACCGGAACACCAGCTGGACGGGCATTTCCTTTACCAAGCACGTGTGCGCCGCTGGGCGGAGGCCCGCCTCAGCGCCAACCCCAACGACCGCGAGGCGCTCTGGGCACTGGCGCTGCTGGACGTGCTGCTCAACCGGCCCGCCGCGGCGGAAGGCTGGTTCAAACAGCTGGAGGCGGTGGACCCGGCCAACCCGTGGCCGAGCGCCTACCGCTCCGTGGTGCTGCTGGCCGATTGGCGCCCCTGGCAGGCGGCGGCGGTGGCCGAGGCGGCGCGCCTGCGCCACGACGAACCGGTGCTGGACGGGCTGATCCATGTGGCCGGCGTCCTCGGCGGCGATCTGCGCCGCCTCCCTGGCACCCGCGCCGCCGTCGAGGCGGCGATCGCCTCGGTGGAGGCGCGCATCGAGGCCGGCGCCAAAGAGGGCCGGTAG
- a CDS encoding glycosyltransferase family 39 protein — translation MAPAAPASPSKPGAALPLWLPLLVGAGLRLIQIQAPVLGIHSWRQADTAAMARNFAEQGMNLLTPQIDWGGAGSGVVEAEFPLYPYSVALLYRLFGVQEWLARGLSVLCSLLTIVLVVRIGRQLLGERAGWWGGLFYAVLPISVFYGRTVQPEATLMLLAALALERFLAWLRTGRLAALGISWLAFTAACLIKVLPFVWLGLPLLWLWGQAHQWRILRRSGSWMFALSAVVVTAAWYWHAHKLGQASGLSFGFWGGEANRYSWADLFAPGYWLGLGLRVAVRNLAVLGVPLLVLGLLPRGNGDAAANRGAAAPPDALPGPQAQVLPVGLVAVLLAGALAPESSAVHEYYQLPLMLFACPMMGLGWVRLRRQAGVWGRQGAWALLTLLVVVSLTVLAVDYWSRERVAGSPVWELAQQIQARTPPGARVVVMSGSDPTVLYLANRKGWLVSPKRLMRRDAAAWRADGADALAGSYAVIESYAPFPEGEAKTRLKRWVCDQPPGCQSGPGFVIPLAPGAGRPAG, via the coding sequence ATGGCCCCTGCGGCGCCAGCTTCCCCTTCCAAGCCCGGCGCGGCCCTGCCGTTGTGGTTGCCACTGCTGGTGGGGGCCGGGTTGCGGCTGATCCAGATCCAGGCCCCGGTCCTCGGCATCCACAGCTGGAGGCAGGCAGACACGGCGGCGATGGCTCGCAACTTCGCCGAGCAGGGCATGAACCTGCTCACACCCCAGATCGACTGGGGCGGCGCCGGCAGCGGCGTGGTGGAAGCGGAATTTCCCTTGTATCCCTACAGCGTTGCCCTGCTCTACCGCCTGTTCGGGGTGCAGGAATGGCTGGCGCGGGGCCTCTCCGTGCTCTGCAGCCTGCTCACGATCGTGCTGGTGGTGCGGATCGGCCGCCAGCTGCTGGGGGAGCGGGCCGGCTGGTGGGGCGGACTGTTCTATGCGGTGTTGCCGATTTCGGTGTTCTACGGGCGCACGGTGCAGCCGGAGGCGACGCTGATGCTGCTGGCGGCTCTGGCCCTGGAGCGCTTTCTGGCCTGGCTGCGCACCGGCAGGCTGGCAGCCCTGGGAATCTCCTGGCTGGCCTTCACCGCCGCCTGTCTGATCAAAGTTCTGCCGTTCGTGTGGCTGGGCCTGCCGTTGCTATGGCTATGGGGCCAGGCCCACCAGTGGAGGATCCTCCGGCGATCAGGCAGCTGGATGTTTGCCCTGTCGGCGGTGGTGGTGACGGCGGCCTGGTACTGGCATGCCCACAAACTGGGGCAGGCCAGCGGCCTCAGCTTCGGCTTCTGGGGAGGCGAGGCCAACCGTTATAGCTGGGCCGACCTTTTCGCGCCTGGCTACTGGCTCGGCCTTGGCCTGAGGGTGGCCGTGCGCAACCTGGCGGTGCTGGGGGTGCCGTTGCTGGTGCTCGGCCTGCTGCCGCGCGGGAATGGCGACGCCGCTGCCAATCGAGGCGCCGCTGCCCCCCCCGACGCCCTGCCGGGGCCACAGGCGCAGGTGCTGCCGGTGGGGCTGGTGGCCGTGCTGCTGGCCGGAGCTCTGGCACCTGAATCCAGCGCGGTGCATGAGTATTACCAACTGCCGCTGATGCTGTTCGCCTGCCCAATGATGGGCCTGGGCTGGGTGCGGCTGCGGCGCCAGGCCGGTGTCTGGGGGCGGCAGGGGGCCTGGGCACTGCTCACGCTGCTGGTCGTGGTGAGCCTCACGGTGCTGGCTGTGGATTACTGGAGTCGGGAGCGGGTGGCCGGATCCCCGGTGTGGGAGCTGGCGCAGCAGATCCAGGCGCGCACACCGCCCGGGGCCAGAGTCGTGGTGATGAGCGGTTCCGACCCCACTGTTCTTTATCTCGCCAACCGCAAGGGATGGCTGGTGAGTCCCAAGCGGCTGATGCGGCGTGATGCGGCAGCCTGGCGAGCCGACGGCGCCGATGCCCTGGCCGGCAGTTATGCGGTGATCGAAAGCTATGCGCCCTTCCCCGAAGGCGAGGCCAAAACGCGCTTGAAACGCTGGGTCTGCGACCAGCCACCGGGCTGCCAGAGCGGGCCCGGTTTCGTGATTCCGCTGGCTCCAGGGGCCGGGCGGCCGGCAGGCTGA